In Electrophorus electricus isolate fEleEle1 chromosome 1, fEleEle1.pri, whole genome shotgun sequence, a single window of DNA contains:
- the LOC113575337 gene encoding guanine nucleotide-binding protein G(o) subunit alpha-like, whose amino-acid sequence MLMLGTPESGKSTLLKQMKIIHNCGFTKEELATFKPAVLDNLLTSMKFVLHGMGKLHISLANKKNKAHARVVLSCECCVGDDQELLPFMACSIYRLWGDAGVRAAASRGHEYQLNDSALYFFENLNRIIGLHYIPTQEDVLRVRVRTSGITETQFSLSHLQYRVYDVGAHQLSQKKWFSHFDDVKAVIFVVALTGYDLNLVQDPSLNCLQESLELFTTICNNTYFKKASLILFMNKTDLFCQKIMHSGRHLRLYHPEFKGPDCDVNAAAQHLTSLFVDRSTASGKTVYPHFTNATHTSAIRQVLSKVMDTVVRQNFEDVPLL is encoded by the exons TTTAAG CCTGCTGTACTGGATAACCTGTTGACTTCAATGAAGTTTGTTCTGCATGGTATGGGCAAGCTCCACATCAGTCTGGCCAACAAGAAGAACAAG GCCCACGCACGCGTTGTCTTGTCATGCGAATGCTGTGTAGGAGATGACCAGGAGCTGTTGCCCTTCATGGCTTGTTCCATCTACAGACTGTGGGGAGATGCGGGCGTGCGTGCGGCAGCTTCCAGGGGCCACGAGTACCAGCTCAACGACTCTGCACTCTA TTTCTTCGAGAACCTGAACCGGATCATCGGCCTGCACTACATCCCCACTCAGGAGGACGtcctgagggtgagggtgaggaccAGTGGAATCACTGAAACCCAGTTTAGCCTCAGCCACCTGCAGTACAG AGTGTATGATGTGGGTGCACATCAGCTCTCGCAGAAGAAGTGGTTCAGCCATTTCGATGATGTCAAGGCTGTGATATTTGTAGTGGCTCTTACTGGGTATGACCTAAACCTTGTTCAGGACCCCTCTCTG AACTGTCTGCAGGAAAGCTTGGAGCTCTTCACCACCATATGCAACAACACGTACTTCAAAAAAGCTTCACTG ATTTTATTCATGAATAAAACTGATCTGTTTTGTCAGAAGATAATGCATTCTGGCAGACACCTGCGATTGTACCATCCTGAATTCAAAG gcCCAGACTGTGACGTAAATGCAGCCGCGCAACACCTTACCTCCCTGTTTGTGGATCGGTCCACCGCCTCAGGCAAGACGGTGTACCCTCACTTTACCaacgccacacacacctctgccatACGGCAAGTGCTCAGTAAGGTCATGGACACGGTTGTACGGCAGAACTTTGAAGATGTGCCCCTGCTGTGA
- the LOC113575328 gene encoding neuropeptide B-like yields the protein MVKFDKRALVILILSVLAFSRPAEAWYKQASGPSYYSVGRASGLLSGIRRSPYRRAELDPRESGESTETNALPDTHLPRSFALTSMPLCVKDISPNLQSCELQQDATATFRCEAAVVIAIDSRDCLNT from the exons ATGGTGAAGTTTGACAAGCGGGCTCTTGTAATCTTAATCCTTTCCGTACTTGCCTTTTCCAGACCAGCAGAAGCCTGGTACAAGCAAGCATCTGGCCCAAGCTATTACTCTGTCGGTCGGGCATCAGGTTTGCTGTCAGGAATTCGAAGATCGCCATACAGGAGAGCCGAACTGGACCCACGGGAGAGTGGCGAGTCCACCGAAACGAACGCACTACCAGACACACATTTACCACGCAGCTTCGCTTTGACCAGCATG CCTCTCTGTGTGAAAGACATATCACCAAATCTGCAAAGCTGCGAACTTCAACAAGACGCTACAGCCACGTTCCGGTGCGAGGCAGCCGTAGTAATCGCAATAGATTCGAGAGACTGTCTGAACACATGA